The nucleotide window GGACGGGGTGCTGGATTTCTCGGTGCCCGCGCCGTTGCCCGGCGACGAGGGCGCGCGGATCGCCCGCGCGCTGGCCCCGGCCTTTGCGACATAGGCCCGCAAGAGCGCGGTTTTGGTTGATATTTGACAGCCCGGCGCTAGGCTTCCCCTCGGATGGATCAATCCGAAAGGGGACAGAGCATGAGCAAGCGCGACGATCTGATCGCCAAATACGCCGCCGACATGAAGGACAAGCTGGGCGTCACGCCGGACATGGAGCTGCTGACCAAGGTGGTCATCGGCTGCGGGCCTTCGATCTATAACGCCGATGGCGAGACCGTGGCCGGGACGGACAAGACCGAGCTGGAGCGGATCAAGACCAACTACCTGATGAAGAGGCTGGGCCTGCCCGACGGCCCCGACCTGTCCGCCGCCATCAGCGAGGTGGTGGCAAAATACGGCAGCTCGAACCGCAACAAGTATCGTGCGGTGGTCTATTACATGCTCTGCACGCATTTCGGCAAACAGGCCGCCTATGGCTGAGCCGCGGGGCCCGGCCGTTCTGACGCAACGTCACGAACCGCCCGCGGCCTAGGGCCGACCGCCCGGCTGCGGCGCCCGCCGGACGGCCGGCATCGCGCCCGGTCGTCAGTCCAGCATCCGCTTGATCGCGGCCACCTGGCCGGCCTCGGCGGCGCGGACATCGGCGGCAAGGGCTTCCGCCTCGTCCAGCAGCGCGTCGGGCGCCACCAGCCGGTCCACCAGCCCCCAGGCCAGCGCCTCATCGGCGGGGATCTTCTGCCCGGCCATCAGGATCATCTTCGCCCGCGACGGGCCGATCAGGGCGCGCATGCGCGGCGGATCGCTGGGCTGGGGCAGAAAGCCCAGACGCATGACGGGATAGAAGAATTTCGCCCCGGGCACCGCCAGCCGCAGGTCGCAGGCCAGCACCATGCCCATCGCCCCGCCCGCCGCCGTGCCGTTCAACGCGGCGATGGTCAGGCAGGGCATGGCCGCGACGCGGGACGACAGCCGCTCCCATTCCGGGGACAGGGCCAGGCCGGCGCGGGCCTCGTCCAGATCGGCCCCGGCCGAGAAGACCGTGCCCTCGCCGGTCAGGATCACGGCGCGCAGACCCGGCTCGGCGGCAAGGGCCTCGAAGGCGGCCGTCAGCTCGGCCAGCATGGCGCCGGTCAGCGAATTGGCCTTGTCCGGGCGCGAGATGGTCACGCGGCCGATGCCCCCGGCGAAATCCCTTGCGATCATCATTCCCTCCTTGGACCCGGGCGCCGGTTGTGGCAAAAGCCGGCTGGCGTTTCAAAGCAATACTCGCCCGGAAAGGTGTTATGAAATGAACCTGCGACTGACAAGCTCTGCCCTGGCCCTCGCCGCCATGACCGCGCCGGCCCTGGCCGATGTGACCTCGGAACAGGTCTGGCAGTCCTGGGTCGATTACTACCAGTCGCTCGGTTATACCGTGACCGAAGGCAAGCGCGACAAGTCGGGCGACACGCTGACCCTGTCGGAGGTCGCGATCAAGGGCGGAACGCCGGACAGCCAGGTCAGCTTCGCCATTCCCCAGGTGGCGCTGAGCGAATCCGGCGACGGCAAGGTCAAGACCGTCTTCGCCGACACGCTGACCGGCGTGGCGAACGGCACCGACGTGGACGGCGAAAGCTACGAAGTTCCTTTTTCGGTCGCCATGCCCGGCAATGCCATCGTCACCTCGGGCGCGCCCGAGGACATGACGCATGAATTCGACTATCCGACCATCGACTTCACCCTGACGACGATGAAGTCCGGCGACAAGGAAACCCCGCTGCCGATCAAGGTGGGCGTGGCGGATTCCACCGGCACCTTCCACATCGTCGCCGGCGCGCCGGCGAAATACGATTATGCGATGAAGTCGGGCAAGATCACCTTCAGCGGCGACGTGACCGCCGAGGAAGCCGACAAGGTCAAGTTCGAAGGCAGCATCGACGGGGCCGAGACCTCGGGCGAGATGGCCGTGCCCGGCGGCGCGAAGATCGAAGAGGACATGAACGCGGCGCTGAAGGCCGGGCTGGCCATGAACGGCGTGTTCAAGGCCGGGGCGCTGGTCGCCAGCTTCGACTTCGCCGGCACGGACGAGGCCGACCAGCCGACCAGCGGCGCGGGCAAATACGACGGCAAAGGCTTCGAGCTGAGCTATGCGCTGTCGCAGGACGGCATGTCCTACCAGGCCGGCTCGGACGCCGGCAGCTTCGAGCTGACCAGCAGCGACCTGGCCTTCCCGATCAACTACGCCATCGAAAGCGGCAGCTTCGACATGCAGCTGCCGGTGATGCAGTCGGAGGAGGCGCAACCCTTCAAGTTCGCCTATTCGCTGACCGGGCTGACGCTGGGCGATGCGATCTGGAACCTGTTCGACGCCCAGGGCCAGCTGCCGCGCGACCCCGCCTCGCTGGACCTGGACGTGACCGGCACCATGAAGGTGGTCAAGGATCTGTTCGACCAGGCCCCCCCGGCCGAGGATGCCGCCGACACCGCCACCGACCAGCCCGCCGACGGGGCCGCCGATCAGGCCACCGAAGCGCCGGCCGAGGAAGGCGCGGACCCGACCGCCCCCGCCGGGGATGCCGAAGGCATGGCCGAATTCGAGGCCGAGCCCAGCCCGATGGAGCCGGTCGAGGTCAACATCAACCAGTTCGCGCTGAACGCGCTTGGCGCCAAGGTGAATGCCGAAGGCGCGCTCAAGGCCCCGGAAAGCGGCGACATGACCACTCCGGTCGGCGAGATCCACGCCACCTACGAGGGGGTGAACGCGCTGGTCGACAAGCTGGGCGCCATGGGCCTGATCCCCGAGGATCAGATCATGGGCGTGCGCATGATGATGGCCATGTTCGCCAAGCCGGTCGCCGAGGGCGAGGACAAGCTGGAAACCAAGCTCGAGTTCAAGGAAGACGGCTCAATCTTTGCCAACGGCCAGCAGATCAAGTAATCCCGTCCGGCGCGGCGTCCGCGCGCCCTGACGGATCGCATTGCGGGGGCCGGGCGTTGACGTCACGGCCCCCGTTCTTGTCCAAGGTGAACCGCATGTCCGAATTCCTTCGCCTCGAGTCCCTGACGCAGCAGCTTCTGGCGGCGGCGCGCCAGGCGGGCGCCGACCAGGCCGATGCCGTGGCACTGGAGGCCGCGGCCGTCTCGGTCGACGTGCGTGCCGGCCATCTGGAACATGCCGAGCGCGCCGAAGGGGTCGAGATCGGGCTGCGGGTGCTGATCGGCGGGCGGCAGGCCTGCGTCTCGGCCTCGGACCGCTCGGAACGCACCATCGTGGAAATGGCCGCCCGCGCCGTCGCCATGGCCCGCGAAGCGCCGGTGGACGACACGCTGGGCCTGGCCGAACCCGAGCAGCTGGCCCGCGACACCGACAGCGCCCGGTTGGATCTTTGCGACCACGGCGCCGAACCGACGCCCGAGGCGCTGCAGGAGCTGGCATTGCGCGCCGAGGCCGCGGCGCTGGCGGTCGAGGGCGTCTCGCAGATCGAAGCCGCCAGCGCCGGCCATTCGCAGCGCCGCATGTGGCTGGCGGCCAGCAACGGCTTTTCGGCCGGTTACGGGCGCAGCGGCCACAGCCTGTCCGCCGTCGCCATCACCGGCGCGGGGCTGGGGATGGAGCGCGACTGGGCCGGAGAGAGCCGCGTCCATGCCGCCGACATGCCCTCGCCCGAGGAGATCGGCCGGCTGGCGGCCGAGCGCACCGTCGCCCGGCGCGGCGCCCGGAAACCGCCCACCGGCGCCTTCCCGATCCTTTACGACGAGCGCGTCGCCGCGGGGCTGATCGGCCATCTGGTCGGGGCGGTGAACGGCGCCGCGGTGGCGCGCGGCGCCAGCTGGCTGCGCGACGCGCTGGAGGAACAGGTGCTGCCCAGGGGCTTCGACCTGCGCGAAGACCCGCATTGGCCGCGGCATGGTTCGTCGCGCCTGTTCGACGGCGAGGGGCTGGCGACGGCGCCGCGGTTGATCGTGGCGGACGGCGTCCTGCAGGGCTGGACGCTGGACCTGGCCACCGGACGCAAGCTCGGCATGGATTCGACCGCCAATGCCATGCGCGGCGCCGGCCAGCCGCC belongs to Paracoccus sp. TOH and includes:
- a CDS encoding metallopeptidase TldD-related protein, which gives rise to MSEFLRLESLTQQLLAAARQAGADQADAVALEAAAVSVDVRAGHLEHAERAEGVEIGLRVLIGGRQACVSASDRSERTIVEMAARAVAMAREAPVDDTLGLAEPEQLARDTDSARLDLCDHGAEPTPEALQELALRAEAAALAVEGVSQIEAASAGHSQRRMWLAASNGFSAGYGRSGHSLSAVAITGAGLGMERDWAGESRVHAADMPSPEEIGRLAAERTVARRGARKPPTGAFPILYDERVAAGLIGHLVGAVNGAAVARGASWLRDALEEQVLPRGFDLREDPHWPRHGSSRLFDGEGLATAPRLIVADGVLQGWTLDLATGRKLGMDSTANAMRGAGQPPSPGVTNLELTPGDRTREELIREMGRGLVVTSMLGASINGTTGDYSRGAGGFWVENGEIAYPVNECTIAGNLRDMLLRVTAANDLPDWRGMRVPSLLVEGMTVAGE
- a CDS encoding enoyl-CoA hydratase/isomerase family protein; this translates as MIARDFAGGIGRVTISRPDKANSLTGAMLAELTAAFEALAAEPGLRAVILTGEGTVFSAGADLDEARAGLALSPEWERLSSRVAAMPCLTIAALNGTAAGGAMGMVLACDLRLAVPGAKFFYPVMRLGFLPQPSDPPRMRALIGPSRAKMILMAGQKIPADEALAWGLVDRLVAPDALLDEAEALAADVRAAEAGQVAAIKRMLD
- a CDS encoding DUF2125 domain-containing protein, with amino-acid sequence MNLRLTSSALALAAMTAPALADVTSEQVWQSWVDYYQSLGYTVTEGKRDKSGDTLTLSEVAIKGGTPDSQVSFAIPQVALSESGDGKVKTVFADTLTGVANGTDVDGESYEVPFSVAMPGNAIVTSGAPEDMTHEFDYPTIDFTLTTMKSGDKETPLPIKVGVADSTGTFHIVAGAPAKYDYAMKSGKITFSGDVTAEEADKVKFEGSIDGAETSGEMAVPGGAKIEEDMNAALKAGLAMNGVFKAGALVASFDFAGTDEADQPTSGAGKYDGKGFELSYALSQDGMSYQAGSDAGSFELTSSDLAFPINYAIESGSFDMQLPVMQSEEAQPFKFAYSLTGLTLGDAIWNLFDAQGQLPRDPASLDLDVTGTMKVVKDLFDQAPPAEDAADTATDQPADGAADQATEAPAEEGADPTAPAGDAEGMAEFEAEPSPMEPVEVNINQFALNALGAKVNAEGALKAPESGDMTTPVGEIHATYEGVNALVDKLGAMGLIPEDQIMGVRMMMAMFAKPVAEGEDKLETKLEFKEDGSIFANGQQIK
- a CDS encoding DUF2853 family protein, which codes for MSKRDDLIAKYAADMKDKLGVTPDMELLTKVVIGCGPSIYNADGETVAGTDKTELERIKTNYLMKRLGLPDGPDLSAAISEVVAKYGSSNRNKYRAVVYYMLCTHFGKQAAYG